Within bacterium, the genomic segment CTTCGACCGCGCGGACGCCGACTTCAAGCGGATCGCCGACCTCGCCAAGGCCGGCGTCGTCTCGCGCGGCGACCTTGACGCGGCGCGCGAGGCGAACGACCGCACGAAGACGGAACTCGCGCAGGCCAAGGACAACCTCGAGCTGACCCGCCGCGGCCGCATCGAGGGACGCGGCGCGGCGATGGAGTCGGTCATCCGGGCGACGGAGGCCGGCGTCGTGCTCGAGCGGATCGTCAATCCCGGCGACCCGGTCGTGCCGCTGACGTCGTACCAGGCCGGCACCGACATGGCGACGATCGCCGACATGGGCGACCTGATCTTCCGCGGCACGGTGGACGAGATCGACGTCGGCAAGCTCTCGATGAACCTGCCGGCGCGGCTGAAGATCGGCTCGCTCCCCGACGCCAAGGTGACCGGCAAGCTCTCCCGCGTCGCCCCGCAGGCGAAGGAGAAGGACAACGCGCGGCTGTTCGAGGTCGAGATCGAGCTCGATCCGTCGCCGGGAACGACGCTCCGCGCCGGCTACTCCTCGACGGCCGATCTCGTGATCCGCGAGAAGCGGGACGTCACGACCGTGCCGGAGCGGCTGGTCCACTTCGAGGACGGCGGCAAGAAGGCCTGGGTCGAGACGCCGGCGAACGTGCCGGGCGCGCCGCCGAAGAAGGTGGACGTCCAGACCGGCCTCTCCGACGGCCTCAACGTCGAGATCGTGTCCGGACTGAAGCCCGGCGACAAGGTCGTCGAGCGTCCGCCGCGCGAAATCGGGCCGAGCTGAGGCCGGCGCGATGTCGGGCGGGCTGTTCAACCTGCGCCA encodes:
- a CDS encoding efflux RND transporter periplasmic adaptor subunit, which translates into the protein MLKLLLVLAVVVGAAYGVYAFFQGRKSGTDGMKIVDVARGSVTEKALATGQIEPRLKFHVKSKISGIVKQCFVQVGDVVRTGDPLFEIQPDPTPGELIDAEGRLRQAQVAFDRADADFKRIADLAKAGVVSRGDLDAAREANDRTKTELAQAKDNLELTRRGRIEGRGAAMESVIRATEAGVVLERIVNPGDPVVPLTSYQAGTDMATIADMGDLIFRGTVDEIDVGKLSMNLPARLKIGSLPDAKVTGKLSRVAPQAKEKDNARLFEVEIELDPSPGTTLRAGYSSTADLVIREKRDVTTVPERLVHFEDGGKKAWVETPANVPGAPPKKVDVQTGLSDGLNVEIVSGLKPGDKVVERPPREIGPS